In the genome of Hydrogenophaga sp. PBL-H3, the window CCAGTGTGCGGTCCAGCGCGCGACGTTCGTGGGCGTCAAATACGGTGGTGCGAACCATGCTCTTGATGAAACGCAGCCATCCGTTGGTCTTGAGGATGCGCCACAGTTCATGCAGAGAACCTTCGAGCGAGGGCGCGTCGAGATCGATGCCGCGGGCGTTCAGGCCCAGGGAGCTGAGCGCGAGCAAGCGCAGAGGGCGCGCCCCGTAACCCACCTCGAAAATGGAGGCCTGCTGGAAGGAGCGACCCGTCAGAGATTCATAGAGTGAGCGGTAACCATCGAGTTCGCCCAGCAGCCCGCCAAGCTCCGCCTCTTTGTTCTTCAGTCCTTGCATCCGCATGCGCAGGAACTGCAGGTTCTCCCAGCTCCAGTCCAGCGCAGAGCCGATGTGGCCCACCGAGTGGCTTGCCTTGCTCATGGAACGCTCTTCGCGTTGATGGGATCGATCACGCGCAGCAGACTGGCGGCCATGGCGCTCACCGTGAACCGGTTGTTGAACAGTTGACTGGCTGCCCGCGACATGTCTGCGCGCGCTGCTGGCTCCAGCGCCAGCCACCGGGTCAGCAGCGAGCGCGTACCCTCAACCGTGTCATCCGCCACCAGGCCAGCGCCGGCGTTGTCGATCTCGCGCCAGATGTTCACCTTGTTGGAGATCAGCACCGGCAGGCCGCAGCCCAGGGCTTCGGCCACGGCGATGCCGAAGTTCTCCTGGTGCGAGGGCAGCACGAAGGCCTCGGCGGCGTGGAAAGCGCCCCATTTGATGTCTCCCTGCAGCATGCCGGGCCAGTGGATGCGGTCTGCCACGCCGAGTTGCGCGGCCTGGGCCTTCAAGGCCGCCATCCAGCCGCTCTGGTCGGGGCCGGCCATCACGAGTTGCAGGTCCGGTGTCTGCCTGGCCACGTCGGCAAAGGCACTGATCAGCAGGTCGCAGCCCTTCTTCTCCTGGATGCGGCTCAGAAAGAGCAACACGCGCTTGCCTTGCAGTGCGGGGTATTCGGCAAAGAAGCGCGCGGCCAGCGCCGCCTTGTCGTTGGGCGGTGGGCGTGTGCCGTAGGTCACCACCTGCTCGCGCGCCCGGTAGAGCCAGAACGATTCGCGAGCGAGCAGGCGTTCGTCTTCGCAGGTGAACAGCACCGCCGAGGCGTCGCGCAGAACGCGGTACTCCGCCCATGGCCAGTACAGCCATTTTTTCAGGTGCTTGAGCGGGTAGGTGCGCTTGAACCAGGGATCGAGCATGCCGTGCGTGAACACCGCATAGGGGCGTTTGAGCCCTGTCAGGGCGCGCCATGTGGCAAAGCTGTGGTATTGCCAGATGCCGTTGACGATGACGAAGTCGTAGTGTGTGGCGTGCAGCCTGAGCCACGGCAGCAGGCGCCGGTTCAGGCCGTAGTTGGTGCTCACGGGGCCCAGCGCGTGCACGGGTTGCGGATGCTTCTGCACCCAGGGTGCGGCCGGGTCGTCCATCGTCACCAGCTCGGAGGTGTGGCCGAGTTCCAGCATGCGCTGCCCGAGGTTGCGCACACCTTCGATGGGGCCACCGCCCGCCGGGTTGGCCGACGAGATGACGTGCAGGATCTTCATGAAGGACTCCGGGCCAGGGCCCGCTCGGTGGAAGGGTGGTGGCTGGCAAGCACACGCTGGTACACCTGCAGGTACTGCTCGATGGCATGGTCCGCATCGAAGCGGCGGGACCAGGCCACGCAGGCCGCTGCCCGCTCGCTGGCGGCTTGTGCCGACTCGTTCAGCAGGGTGTTCAGTGCGTCCGCGCCTTGGGCTGCCCACGCCTTGCGGTCGTCATCGGGGCCGAGCAGGGGGAGGTACACCGTGTGCGGGCCGCCGATTTCGTTCATGGGCGAGTCGTCGGTGGTGATCACCGGGCAACCACAGGCCTGGGCTTCCACGATCGGCCAGCCAAACCCTTCGGCCAGACTGGGGAACAGGAAGGCCCTGGCCAGCGAGTACGCGGCCTGCAGGAGCGCATGGTCGATGCCGTAGAGAAAGTGCACCTTGCCCTGGGGCGGCACGCTGGCCAGCGCGGCGCGCACCGCCTCGGTTTGCGGCACACCGACCAGCCACAACGGCAGCGGATAGGCCTGGCCGGCGGCATACCGCGCGTAGATGCGCAGGATGCCGGTCACGTTTTTGTACCACTGGTTTCCGCTCACATGCAGCAGCAGGCCATCGTCGGGCACGGGCATGCCGGCCGCCCGCAACAAGGAGCGGGCCCGGGCAGGGGGCGTGGGTGCAAAGCGCTGGTTGAGGCCGTTGTAGACCACCTCGGCGCTGTCTGGAGCCACACCGCCCACACGCTCCAGATCGCTGCGGGTGCGCTGCGAAATGCAGATGAAATGGCGTGCCTGTGCGAAGCCCCACCGGATGTAGCGCTGGTAGACGCGCCCCGTGAAGCCGGTCGGGTTCTGGGGCACCTCGCCCAGCGCCGAGCGCAGGGCCAGCAGGTCGTGCACATGCACCACGTGCGGGCGGTGCTTGACGAGCGGAACCCAGGGCCCCAGGGCTTGATCGGCCATGACGAACAAGGTGTCGGCCGGTTGGCGCGCCATCGCTCGCCGCACCCACAGCGGGAACAGCAGGTACTGGTCGATGTAGCCCGCCCACTTGGACAGGCGCCCGGCCGGCACACAGCGGTGCACCAGCGGACGAGGTGCCCACAGGTGCACCTCGTGGCCACGCTCCTGGTAGGCGAGTTGCAGCATGCGCGCAAAGCGCGGCATGCTCTGCGAGGCCATGAAGGGAGGGTGGGTGAACAGCACGATGCGCATGGCTCAGCCTGGGGTGTGAAGGCCGGTGGCCCGCTGCAAGGGAGCGCGCCCGGCGCGCGACCCCCCGCCGAAAAACATGCCCAGGCCGCGCGCCACCGCAGCCACCAGCAGGAACAGCACGATGTTCTGCGGGATCGTGCGCAGCGTTCCGCTCACCCAGGCCTGGAGCGATTCCGACGTGACGCCGTACTGGAACAGCCGCCACACCGCCAGCATGCCCACGGCCGACAGCGCGACCTGTCCGCTGCGGTTGCGAAACGAGAGCAGGTCCATCATGGCGAACGCGACCAGACAGAAGGCCATGTAGACCACGGCAAACCCGACGCCCAGCAGCGCCACACCCTGCGCCAGCATGGAGCCGGTGCGCCGGCTGCCCAGAGGCGCGCCCTGGCTGAGGTGGCTGAGGTAGTCGCCGATGGAGAACTCCAGGGCCTTCTTGTCGATGTCCACGCCCAGGCGCTTGATGACGGGGTCGGGCAGGATGGCCCAGAAAAAATCCACCGTGGTCTGTGCCAGCAGATCGGTATCGCTCTGGGTGAAGGTGGAAACGAAGTACAGCGAGTTGTCGTGGAACTTGGTCTCGACCAGCCGCGCCAGCAGCGGGTTCTCGAAGTAATACTCGTCGTACTTGCCCAGCGTTGCGTTGCGTTGTGTTTCGTTCTGATCGGCCAGCGCCTCGGGCCGCTGAAAGTAATACAGGGTCTCCTGAACCATCTGCACCGCCGACACGTTGCCGCGCACCTTGCGCGCCACCACCATGGCGGTGGCGAGGTCGGTCAGCGGTATTGCCAGGCCCGCGAGCACCAGGCCCAGCGCGCCGAGCTTCAACACCCGTGCCGCGGAAACCTTCGCGCTGCTGCGCATGGCGCCCAGCAGGGCAAACAGCGCAATGGTGACGAAGCCGGAGAGCATCACCTGCCGTGCGTTGGCCGCCAGACCCAGGAGCATCACCAGGCCGGCGAACACCGCCAGGTAGGGCCACTGCCTGCGAAAGCTGCTGTAGGCATCGCCGAACTGGATCAGGTACATGGGGATGAGGAACGGTGCCCAGGTGATGAACGCCAACCCCTGCATGACCTTGCCAAAGGTGCCCTCGCGGCCCGAGCCCAGCAGGAACGCCAGCAGCCCCACATAGCCCATGAACCACAGCACGCCTGTGCTGGGTGTGTCGTACAGGCCCGCCTTGTGCAGCAGCTGACGCGGCAGCGAGCCGCGCTCCGGGCTGGGCAGCGGCATCAGCCAGCGGTGACCGGTGTGGGCCAGCATGGCCAGCACCTGAAAGGCGGCGAGCAGGGCGAATGTGGCGATGGGTTGGCGCAGGTTGTCTGCCAGCGGCGTCCAGTAGAGGGTCTGGCCCAGCAAAGCGCCGAACTGGGACGTGACACAGAAGCCGAACACCGCGAAGGTGGACAGCGGATGTGTCTGGATCGCGGGCGTCCACAGCAGGTACAGCAGTGTGGCCATCGTCGAGGCAAAGACGATGCAGGCCGATGCCACGTTGTCGGACGTGAAGCCGATGACCATCTGCGCAAGCAGGGCCAGCAGGGCCAGGACCATCGTGCCCAGCAAGATGAAGCGGCTGTTGCTCATGACATCAGCGCTGTGCCCGGCGCTGCGCAAGCGTCGGGCGACTGAGGCCTGGTCTGCCTGGAGACCAGCTCCTGGTAGATGGCCACGGCGCGTTGGCCGTAGTCATGCCACCCCCCCATTCGCTGAACACGGGCCAGCGCGGCCACGCTCATGTCTGCGCGCAGCCGGGGTTCATCGGCCAGTCGCTGCAGTCGCTCCGCCAGGGCCGAAGCATCCCGGATCGGAACGATGAAACCTTCCTGGCCATCGTCGAACAGATCGCGCGCGCCAGTGTTTTCGCTGGCGATCACTGGACAACCGCAGGCCATGGCCTGCGCCATGACCATGGCCAGGCCTTCCTCGATGCTCGGGAGCACGACGACATGGCTCTTGCTCATGAGGCGTTTGAGGTCCTGTTGCGGAACGTGACCGAGGACCTGCGCCTCACCAGGCCAGAGCTGGGCACCCTGGAGCCGTGAAATCACCTCGGGCGACGGAGCACCAACGAAGGTCAGCGACTTGGCGGGATGCTTGAACCTCTGCCACGCCTGGACAAGGTACTGAACACCCTTGCGCAGGCTCATGCCACCCACGAAGAGCACGTCAAACCGTTCAGGATGGGGCGCCCCCACGGGTTCGAATCGGCTCAGGTTCACGCCATACGGCAGCAGGCGCAAACGTTGCTCTGCAACGCCTCGTCGGGTGAACGAGTCGAACACAAAGCGGGATGGCACCGTGATGCAATCGGCCTGCGCGTATTCGGCTTCTTCGCGCGCGATGACCCTGGGGTCCATGCCTTCGTAAGGCAGCCCCCACTCCAGGTGTTCCTCCCGCAGCAGAGAGTCCTGCTCCCGGATGTGCGACGAGCCGCGGTCACACACATAGCTTGCACCGCGCGCCTGTTGCAGGCGGCCTGCACGCAACGAACTCCCCGACAGACCCACATACACGTCGCACGCCGGCAGGGCATGTTCAGTCCAGCGTGCAAAGGTGGTGGCCGACAGGTTCTCCCATTCCTGCACCCAGCGTCTGGGCATGTGTTGCTTGAAGGGGTTGGCCATGTAGGGCGCCTGAACCCAGGGGAAGGTGTGGATTGACGACTGGGGCAGCCGCTCGGCGCGCAGCTTGAACCGGGGGTAGGCCGTGAGCACGCCGGCGAGCATGCCGTGCGCGTGCAGTTCACGGGCCAGGTCGAAGGTGTGGAACTTTCCCGGCACCGACAAGGCAATCTTCATGACGTCACCACCTCATGCCGCATCGGGCCAGGAATCGATCGAAGCGCCAGCACGCCACACGCCAGCGCCACCAGCAGCTCGCTCAGCAACATGGCGCCCCCCACACCCATCAGCCCCAGCGGTGGGCCGAACGAAGCCGAGAGCACCACGCACAACGCACCCGCCAGCACCGCCCAGACCGCCAGCAAGCCGTGCTGGTTGGTCGACATCAGCAGCACGCGCGGCACATGCCACAGACCGGCCACCGCCGCATACAGCATCAGCAGGCCGAACGCCATGGGATCAAACGGAATCTTTCCATGCGTCCAGGCTTGAAGCAGCCAGGGTGCCACGAGGTAGACACCGGCGCACAGCAGCAGCACCTGCGCTGCGCTCAGCCAGGCGCTGCGCTGCGCCAGCTGCCGCAGCTCGGCCATTGCGCGCTGCCCGAACAGCCTGGAGAACTCCGGCCACAACGAATGGCTGAACATCGCGGTCACCTGCACGGCGGTGCGGGCCAGCGTGCGGTAGGTGCTGAAAACGGCCACGGCGGCCGGCCCCAGCGTTGCACCGACGATCAGGGTCACGCCCTGGAAGCTCAAGGCGTTGGCCAGGGGAAATGCCATGAAGACCGAGGCAGGGCCGATCAACTGGCGCACCGTCGAGCGCGTGGCGCTGTTCGAGCCCCAGCGCAGGCCATGTTGGCCCTGGCTGGCCACCGCCATGCTCATCAAGGTGCCGGCGGCGCGAAACAGCAGCCCCCCGATGGCCACGGCACTGAAGCTGCCCACCGCCAGAAGGCCGAGCATCCAGCCGGCCCACTCCGCCAGTCGGGTGAGGTTTCCAAGGTGCGTGCCCTGCGCATACCGGTGGGTGGCCTTGAAGACCTGCTCCGACAACCCGCCGATGAGCGCCATCAGCACGCCCGCAGTCAAAGCCATCAGGGCGATGCGCTGATCGTCCGTGGATGCCGCAGGCCAGGGCGACCACCAGATGCACGGCAGCGCAATCAGGGCCAGCAGCGTGCAGACCAGGGCCATGAACACCTGTGCGCTCTGGAAGACGCGGTTGGCCAGCGCGGTATCGCCCGCGCCCATGGCCATGGTCATGCGGTTGCCCGCCGACGTGACCATGCCCACATCCGCCATGGCGAGGTAAGAGGGCAGTGCCGCGACGACCAGCCAGGTGCCGTAGGTGGCAGCGTCCCAGACCGACAGGAAGATGGGCAACGAAACCAGCTGCATCCCGATGGTGAACGCCATGCCCACCGAGTGAGCACCCAGGCCGGCAAGCACACGCTGGCGCAGGGTCCGGCTCATGCGCAGGCCTCGGCTTCATGCATCAGCGAGCGCATCACCACCTCGTTGCGGTGATCGTTGCGAAGGAAACGGTCGTGACCTGCCCGGGCGATGCGCGCGCGGCGGTTCTCGTCGTTCAATGCCTGCTGGCAGGCCGCTGCACACTCTTCGGCGTCACCCCAGTACAGCGCCTCCTCGCCCTCGGCATACAAGGCCTGGTGTTCCGCCGTGCGCTGTGCACACAGCAGGCCGCCGAGCGATGGAATCTCCAGCGAGCGGGTGGTGTGCTGGTCGCGGTTCTGCAGCGACAGCAGACCCAGGTTGACCCTGGCGCACTGGATGGCGCGGGCGTAGTCGTCGCCACCAATCGAGCCACCCGCCCAGTGGGCCTTCAGCTCGGCCCACTCCGGCGCCTTGTGCCAGTTGGGTCCCCGGATGGTGAGTGGAACACCCCACCCGATCAGCTCGCGCAGGAAGGGGCCGCGTTCGGGGAACCAGCTGCCCAGGAACAGCACCTCCGAGCGCCAGGTGAGGTGCTCCACCGTCGTGAGCGTGCGCGGCGCGTGGCTCACCTCGTCGGCGCTGCGGTACACACGCCTCACCCGCCTGGCGCCCAGGGCCTCGAGTTCGGGTCTGTTCTCCTCGCGCACCACCGCCACCAGGTCGTAGTGCGGCACCGCCTTGCGGTAGGCCGCAAAGCGCGCGCCATCGCGCGGGCCAGTGGGGTCGTCGATGTTGTAGTTGATGACCCGGCCGGCAAATCGGCGCAGCAGCCTGATCACCGCCGGCGTCACCCATTCGCCGCCGTCGACATGGCACAGGTCGAAGCGGCGCTGCTGCAGCTGGGCGGGCAGCGCACGTTGCAACAACGGTTCAAACCAGTGGCCGCCCACCCGCCAGGTCCAGCGGTCGACCCAGACGGTGGACGGCAGCAGCTCCCGCAGATCGATGTGCTCCACAAGGCAGCCGATGCGGCGCAAGGCGTTGGCGCGGTCCAGGCAGGTCCCGCTCTTGGGTCCCAGGTACAGGACCGTGTGTCCGAGCGCACTCACTGCGGGCCTCCGGGCAATGCGGGCAACACCGCCAGGAGCATGGCGTCGGCCATCGTGCGCTGGCCTTGTGCGCTGTGGTGCACGTTGTCGCGGTAGATGGACGGCCCCACCGCCAGATACGGTGTGCGCAGCTCGACGAAGGGCAGCGACAGTTCCTCGACGCTGTCGTGGATTTGCTGATGGCCGTCGAGGTAACCACCGCCCAGGAACTCTTCCCGATCGGGGTGGTGCATCACGACGACGTTTCGGCCCTCGCTCTGTGCGAGTTGCAGGAAGCGCTTCAGGTCGGCGAGTCCGCGTGCGCCGTCCATCTTCGAGGTCTGGGGTACCGGATCCGCACTCGGCGCTCGGACCAGGCCACGCAAAGGCTCGGGCAGGTACCGCGGAAGGTAGCGTTCGATGGCCTCCTGGAGGGCCAGCGTCGGCGTCTGGGTGGGGTGATCGGCGTCCAGCGGTGCGAAGCTCGGGTTGTCGGCATGGTCGCCGCTGCCCACCACCAGCACCACCACATCCGCGCCAAAGAAGCCGAAGCGTTGTGCATAGGCCAGCCAGTTGCCCGGGCCCCAGCTGCCGGCCGAGATATTGCCCACGGTCACTGGTCGGTTCATGTGGCGCTGCAAGGCGGTCTGCAGCAGCGAGGTGCTGAGATTGGACTGGTCAATCTGGCTGCCGCCGTTGACCACCGAGTCGCCAAACACCATGACCCGAAATTCGTCCGCGCTGCCTTTGGTGTTTTCGAAGTCGGGGGAGCGCATGCCCCAGCGATTGACCATCACGTGGTTGCCAAAGCGGTGCACATCCTGATCAGGCCGCAGGCGGTACTCGAAGCCGGCGTCGGGCTCGTACAGCGGCGGCGTGCCCAGCCCTAACCATGCACGGCTCACCCCTTCGGCCACCAGCAGCAAAGCCACCACCGCCAGCGCACTCCACAGCGCGCTGCGCGTCGGGCCATGGCGCCGGTGGGTCATGCCAGGCTCGCCAGTGCTTGCGCGTAGGGTGCGTCCGCGAGTGAGCGGCGCAGGCCTTCCCGCAGCGAGACG includes:
- a CDS encoding glycosyltransferase, producing the protein MKILHVISSANPAGGGPIEGVRNLGQRMLELGHTSELVTMDDPAAPWVQKHPQPVHALGPVSTNYGLNRRLLPWLRLHATHYDFVIVNGIWQYHSFATWRALTGLKRPYAVFTHGMLDPWFKRTYPLKHLKKWLYWPWAEYRVLRDASAVLFTCEDERLLARESFWLYRAREQVVTYGTRPPPNDKAALAARFFAEYPALQGKRVLLFLSRIQEKKGCDLLISAFADVARQTPDLQLVMAGPDQSGWMAALKAQAAQLGVADRIHWPGMLQGDIKWGAFHAAEAFVLPSHQENFGIAVAEALGCGLPVLISNKVNIWREIDNAGAGLVADDTVEGTRSLLTRWLALEPAARADMSRAASQLFNNRFTVSAMAASLLRVIDPINAKSVP
- a CDS encoding glycosyltransferase family 4 protein, with protein sequence MRIVLFTHPPFMASQSMPRFARMLQLAYQERGHEVHLWAPRPLVHRCVPAGRLSKWAGYIDQYLLFPLWVRRAMARQPADTLFVMADQALGPWVPLVKHRPHVVHVHDLLALRSALGEVPQNPTGFTGRVYQRYIRWGFAQARHFICISQRTRSDLERVGGVAPDSAEVVYNGLNQRFAPTPPARARSLLRAAGMPVPDDGLLLHVSGNQWYKNVTGILRIYARYAAGQAYPLPLWLVGVPQTEAVRAALASVPPQGKVHFLYGIDHALLQAAYSLARAFLFPSLAEGFGWPIVEAQACGCPVITTDDSPMNEIGGPHTVYLPLLGPDDDRKAWAAQGADALNTLLNESAQAASERAAACVAWSRRFDADHAIEQYLQVYQRVLASHHPSTERALARSPS
- a CDS encoding glycosyltransferase family 4 protein, which codes for MKIALSVPGKFHTFDLARELHAHGMLAGVLTAYPRFKLRAERLPQSSIHTFPWVQAPYMANPFKQHMPRRWVQEWENLSATTFARWTEHALPACDVYVGLSGSSLRAGRLQQARGASYVCDRGSSHIREQDSLLREEHLEWGLPYEGMDPRVIAREEAEYAQADCITVPSRFVFDSFTRRGVAEQRLRLLPYGVNLSRFEPVGAPHPERFDVLFVGGMSLRKGVQYLVQAWQRFKHPAKSLTFVGAPSPEVISRLQGAQLWPGEAQVLGHVPQQDLKRLMSKSHVVVLPSIEEGLAMVMAQAMACGCPVIASENTGARDLFDDGQEGFIVPIRDASALAERLQRLADEPRLRADMSVAALARVQRMGGWHDYGQRAVAIYQELVSRQTRPQSPDACAAPGTALMS
- a CDS encoding lipopolysaccharide biosynthesis protein translates to MSRTLRQRVLAGLGAHSVGMAFTIGMQLVSLPIFLSVWDAATYGTWLVVAALPSYLAMADVGMVTSAGNRMTMAMGAGDTALANRVFQSAQVFMALVCTLLALIALPCIWWSPWPAASTDDQRIALMALTAGVLMALIGGLSEQVFKATHRYAQGTHLGNLTRLAEWAGWMLGLLAVGSFSAVAIGGLLFRAAGTLMSMAVASQGQHGLRWGSNSATRSTVRQLIGPASVFMAFPLANALSFQGVTLIVGATLGPAAVAVFSTYRTLARTAVQVTAMFSHSLWPEFSRLFGQRAMAELRQLAQRSAWLSAAQVLLLCAGVYLVAPWLLQAWTHGKIPFDPMAFGLLMLYAAVAGLWHVPRVLLMSTNQHGLLAVWAVLAGALCVVLSASFGPPLGLMGVGGAMLLSELLVALACGVLALRSIPGPMRHEVVTS
- a CDS encoding CgeB family protein, producing the protein MSALGHTVLYLGPKSGTCLDRANALRRIGCLVEHIDLRELLPSTVWVDRWTWRVGGHWFEPLLQRALPAQLQQRRFDLCHVDGGEWVTPAVIRLLRRFAGRVINYNIDDPTGPRDGARFAAYRKAVPHYDLVAVVREENRPELEALGARRVRRVYRSADEVSHAPRTLTTVEHLTWRSEVLFLGSWFPERGPFLRELIGWGVPLTIRGPNWHKAPEWAELKAHWAGGSIGGDDYARAIQCARVNLGLLSLQNRDQHTTRSLEIPSLGGLLCAQRTAEHQALYAEGEEALYWGDAEECAAACQQALNDENRRARIARAGHDRFLRNDHRNEVVMRSLMHEAEACA
- a CDS encoding SGNH/GDSL hydrolase family protein; amino-acid sequence: MTHRRHGPTRSALWSALAVVALLLVAEGVSRAWLGLGTPPLYEPDAGFEYRLRPDQDVHRFGNHVMVNRWGMRSPDFENTKGSADEFRVMVFGDSVVNGGSQIDQSNLSTSLLQTALQRHMNRPVTVGNISAGSWGPGNWLAYAQRFGFFGADVVVLVVGSGDHADNPSFAPLDADHPTQTPTLALQEAIERYLPRYLPEPLRGLVRAPSADPVPQTSKMDGARGLADLKRFLQLAQSEGRNVVVMHHPDREEFLGGGYLDGHQQIHDSVEELSLPFVELRTPYLAVGPSIYRDNVHHSAQGQRTMADAMLLAVLPALPGGPQ